The Polaribacter sp. HaHaR_3_91 genomic sequence ACTAAATTATAAAGTAGGTGAAATCGTTAAAAGTAGAAATCCAAAAGAACTTGCTACACAAATAAAAAGGTTACTAGAAAAGGATTTTTCTACAGAATTAAAGAAAGCAAAAAAAGAATTGGTTTGGGAGAAGCAAGAAGAAAAACTATTGTCAATCTTCAATAATATAAAATAGCTATTTTTTGTATTGATGCGGGTTTTCTCTAATGCCTTTTTTAAATAATTTGCGTACACTAGATCGCATAGTATTATCTATTCTTAAGAAAATATCTTTTACTTTTTCTGAAGATCTTCCTCTAAATGTTGTTACATGAAAAGTATCTGAAACTAAAATAGGTGTGTTAGAAAAATAGTAATTAGATACACAGCATCTAACAGCATCCTTTTCTACTTTACTTACAGAATGCCATGAGTTTTGATGCGTTGTCATAACAACCAACCTGTTAAATTTACTTACTACGGTAGTTGCTGTTTTTTGTAATCCTTCTGGCCAAATCTCTAAATTACCTCCATTATCGGCAGTCCAATTAGGACTTACATAATACAAAAGGTTTAAAACCCGCCATCTATTTCTATCCTTATCATGAGAATTATCTAAATGCGGATTTAAAAAATTATCTTTTTCCATTAAAGATAATCCACCAGCATACAAGTTTTCATCGCTATAAACTTCTTCTAATTCACAAATTTCGGAAACCAAATCGACCACTCTTTTGTCTTGAAATGCATAAATAACTTCTTCTAAAAGAGCATTATAGTTATCCATTTGGTAGGCTGTAAATTTAAACTCTCTTAAATTCTTTTTCCGAACAGCTTCCTTTGTTGTAGGAAATTTATTATAAATCTCTGTAGCCAGTTCTTTAGGCAACAAATCATCTATAAAAAAATAACCAATCGTATCTTTAGATTCTAAAAACTGAATTTTTAAAGCTTCTTTATTTGTAATTAATTTAGAGCAAATTAAACCGGCGATTTCAGTTCTATTCATGTTTTAATTTTAAATGACACATATAGCTTACTTTCATACAATTTAAGAAAAAAACTGAAGATTTTTTGATAGCTAATTTTTCGAAGAAAAGATGAAACACACCAACTATTCTTGTCATTCTTAAGATAGATATTTTTCTTACCAACGCTAACAAAGGCATTTCTTTTGTATCAATTAAACTTTGTTTATCAATAAAAATAAGGTTTTCCATTGCTTCTTTAGTTTTAGCAACAAACAAATCATTTTTATCTAAACCTAAATGATACACCTCATTATTTATATGTTCAATTTTATATCCTTTCTTTATCAACTCTAAAGAAAACAACAAATCTTCTCGCCCATATTGCATTAATTTTTCTTCAAATTTCACACTATTAAAGATCTCTTTCTTAACTAAAAAATTTGAAGTGAAAAAATATTTATCTGGATGTTCAATACGTTTATCAACAGAAATTTCTTCGTGCCTTTTCCCATATTTATAACGTAATAATCTAAAATTCTCTTTTTTATTTTGGTATAATAATCCTCCACAAAAAACAGTTTTATCTTTTTTAAAACAATGTATATAGTTTTTTATAAAATTAGAATTTACAGGAATAACATCAGCATCTAAAAACAACAACCAATTATATATTGCTTTTTTTGCTAATAAGTTTCTAATTGCACTTCTACCAATGTTATTTTCTAGACTTTTGAAACTAGAGAAAGAAAGTTTATTTATGTCCTTATTTTTTTCATTTAAAGGTGACTTAGAGCCATCATCCAAACAAATAATTTCAAATTGTATGTCTTCTAAAATTAATTGTTGATGTATCTCTTTCACCAAAAAAAAAGTATTATAATTATATGTCGGTATAAGAACAGATAGCATTAAGTAGTTGCTTTTTGGGCTACTTCAAATAATTCTCCCCCCTCACACTTTAATGTTTTTTGCTTAAACTTTACAATTAACTGATAATCGTGCGTTGCCATTAAAATGGTTTTTCCACTTTTATGAATTTCATTTAAAAGTTCCATCACTTCTAAAGAAGTTTTTGGATCTAAATTACCTGTTGGCTCATCTGCTAAAATTAATTCTGGATCATTTAACAACGCTCTTGCAATAGCAATTCTTTGTTGTTCTCCTCCAGAAAGCTCGTACGTTTTTTTGTAAGCTTGAGATTTCATCCCTACTTTATCTAAAACCTCGTCAATTTTTTCTTTAATCTTAACTTTATCTTTCCAACCAGTAGCTTTTAAAACAAACTCTAAATTCCCAAAAATAGTTCTATCGCTTAATAATTTAAAGTCTTGAAAAACAATTCCTATTTTTCGTCTTAAAAAAGGAATCTCTTTTTCTTTTATTTTTTTTAAATCGAAGTCTACAATACTCCCCGCGCCTTTTTGTAATTTTAAATCCCCGTATAGGGTTTTCATTAAACTACTTTTTCCACTTCCTGTTTTACCAATTAAATAATAAAACTCTCCTTTTTGTATTGATAAATTTACGTTAGACAACACCAAATTTTCTCTTTGATAAATCTCTGCGTTCTCTAAAAATAAGACTGGTTTTTCCATAAAAAACTTGTTTTTACAAACTTAAAAGTTTTGAACGATTTTATACCATGAATTATAAACAATTCTTATTTTTGAATTAAAATATTTTTTCATATTTTTTTCTTCTAACATCAAACAAAATTAAAATAAGTTCGTTATTCATACTAGGTATCAAAAATAATTATATGAAGTTTATTTTTATAAAAAAACGTTTTATTACATGTTTCTTATTATTAATTGTTTTTGCAGGTTATAGTCAGCAAACAATTGTAGAAACTAATAATTTCACAAAATATAACAATGCTATAAAATTGTTTAATAATAAAGCTTATGCTGCTGCACAAAAAAGTTTTACAGCAATAAACGAGACGGCTACTCTTGGATCTAATTTAAAAGCAGATGCTGCTTATTATGATGCCATGTGTGCTGTACGTTTAAAACAGTCAGACGCAGATAAAAAAGTGCTTACTTTTATTGAAGAAAACCCTAATAGTAGTAAAAAAAACACCGCAGTTTTTACAGTTGCAAATTATTACTTTGCGAATAAAAAAGCGGCTTACGCACTTAAATGGTACCAAAAAGTAGATGCTGCTTATCTTTCTAAAGAGGATAAAAAGGAACTCGATTTTAAAATGGGGTATTCTTATGTAATTAGCAATAATTTACCTTTAGCTAAAGAAAAATTTCTTCCTTTAATTAATGATGCTAAGTACGGAAATGATGCAAGGTATTATTATGGTTACATTGCATATAAATTAGAAGATTATGGCATTGCAGAATCTACCTTTAAAGAAATTGCAGACAACGAAACCTACCGTGTAGAAATTTCTTATTACCTGTTAGATATTAGTTTTCAAGCAGGTAAGTTTGAACGCTGTATTAAAGTTGGTAAAGAATTAATTAACACCTTTCCTAGAAAAGATAGGTCTGAAATTTCTAAAATAATTGGAGAGAGCTATTTTAATTTAGAAAAATACAGTGAAGCAATTCCGTATTTAAAAGCTTATACCGGTAAAAAAGGAAAATGGAACAACACCGATTTCTATCAATTAGGATATGCATATTACAAACAAAACGATTTTGAAAACGCGATTAGTAATTTTAATAAAATTATAGATGAGAAAAACTTTATTTCTCAAAATGCATATTATCACTTAGGTGAATGTTACCTTAATTTAGAGAAAAAGACAGAGGCTTTAAATGCGTTTAAAACTGCTTCTGAAATGGAGTTTGACAGAAAAATTAAAGAAGATGCTGCTTTAAATTATGCGAAATTGAGTTATGAAGCAGGAAACCCTTTTAAAAGTGTTGCTGAAGTTTTACAAGAGTATTTAAAAGAATATCCAAAATCTACAGCTTATGAAGAAATTAACGATTTAGTAGTTTCTTCTTTCTTACACCAACAGGATTTTAAAGGTGCTTTGGTCTTTTTAAACGAAAAGAAAACTGAAAAAAATAATTCATTAATTTCTGAAGTTTCTCTATACAGAGGTATTCAATTATTTAATGATCAAAAATTACAAGAAGCATTGCCTTTGTTTGTTGCAGGTAAAAAAGCAACAGAAGTATCTATTAGAGAAAAATCTAAATATTGGGAAGCAGAAACTTTGTATCAATTAGATAACCCGAAAGAAGCACTTTCTAAATTTACTGCTTTAAAAAAGGAATTGAAATCAAAAGATGAAGATTTTAAACTAATTGATTACAATATAGGCTACAGTAATTTTACACTAAAAAATTATGCAGATGCAGCCGTATCTTTCGAGAACTTCTTAAAAGATGGTTCTCTAGAAAAAGACATTAAAGACGATGCATACATTCGTTTAGGTGATAGTTACTTTGCTATTAGAAATTACAGAAGCGCCATTAATGCTTACACTACGGTTGTTAATACCTATGGTGCAGAAGCAGATTATGCGCAGTATCAAATTGGAATGAGTTATGGCTTTATAGAAGACAATCAAGCTAAAATTACAGCGCTTACCAATGTGGTAAATAAATACCAGATTTCTAACTTAAAAGATGATGCTTTATTTCAACTAGCAAATACATACACCGTAATAAAAGAGAATAACAATGCACATAATGCCTACAACAGATTAATAGAAAAACATCCAAATAGTATTTTTCTCCCAAAGGCATTAGTCCGTCAGGGTCTATTGTATTACAGTGAAAATGATAGTAAAAAAGCTTTAGAAAAGTTTAAACAAACTACCAATCAATTCCCAAATTCTCCAGATGCTTTTGAGGCAGTTGCAAATGCTAGAAATATTTATATTGACAATGGCAATTTAAACGAGTATGTAGATTGGATATCTGGTTTAAAATTCATCAATGTTACAGATTCAGATTTAGACAATACGACCTTTGCTGTGGCAGAGAAAAAATACTTTGAAGCAAAAGATGGTAGTGAAATTATTAGAGCACTTTCTAAATACACTATTTCTTTTCCTGAAGGAATTCACAAGCTAAAAGCTAATTATTATTTGGCAGACATCCTTTTTAAGGAAAAAGAATTTAACAAGGCTATTGCCTATTATCAAAATGTTCTAGAAGAAGGACAAAATGAATATAGTGAAGATTCTCTAGCCAAATTAGCGCAAATATTTCTTGAAAGAGATGAGTTTGAAAATGCCATACAAATATTAGATCGATTAGAATTGGAAGCTTATTCTACCGAGAATGTATTATTTGCACAGAGTAATCTAATGAAAGGTTATTATGAAACAGAAGCTTACGACCAAGCTATTGCATACGCTAAAAAAATTCTTGCAAAAGAGAAGTTAAATACCCAATTGGAAAATGATGCTAAAATAATTATTGCACGTGCTTCTTTTAAAACCGAAGATTTTTACACTGCAGAAGAATATTATACAGAAGTAGAACGTAAAGCTACAGGAGAATTAAAAGCAGAAGCATTGTTTTATAATGCTTTCTTTAAGAATCAAAAAGAAGAATACTTAGACTCTAATAAAACGGTTCAGAATTTAATAGCAAATTACTCTTCTTACAAATATTGGGCTGTAAAAAGTTATATTATAATGGGTAAAAATTATTATGGTTTGCAAGATGTGTATCAAGCTACTTTTGTGCTAGAAAACATCATTAAAAACTTTACACAATTTGAAGACATTGTAGAAGAAGCTAAAAAAGAGCTAAAAAATATAAAAGAAAACGAAGCCAAAACGAATAACTCTGTAACTCCTATTAAAGAGGACAACACAATTAAAAACAATAAAAAATAATGAAAAAAGGTTTCACATTATTTCTAGTCTATTTTTCATTTTTAAGTTTAAACGCTCAAAAAAAGGATCAGGCTAAAGACACCGTAAAAACAGAAGTTGTAAATATTGTAACAAAATACAATCCTAAAATTTCTGATGCCAAAAAAATTAATAAAAACCCTAAAATAGAATTGCTTAAAAACAGCGAAAAGAAAAAACTAGAATATACTATTTTTTCTGCTCCAGTTGCCTCTACTTTTATTCCTAAAAGTGGTGTTGTAAAAGGCATTGATGTTGGCGTTAAAGAAAGGGTCTACAAGAACTATTTAGCCGCAGGTATCGGAAATTATACAACTCCATATTTAGAAACATATCTAACCCATAGTACTAATTATGAAAACGAGTTTGGTTTTAATGCTAAGTATTTAGCATCTCTAGATAATGTTAAAAACTCGGTACTTAACAGTAATTTTTCTAACTTTAATATTGGGGCATTTTACAAACAACAGGAACGTTATTTCGACTGGAAAGTAACTTTAAATTCTGAAAGAAATCTTTATAATTGGTACGGTTTACCAGATATTACTTTTACAGAACCAACTGTATCTGCAATAAATGAAGAGCAAGTATTTAATTATTTTGACTTAATTGGGGAATTAAATTTTGAAGATTCTTATATTCAATCTGGAAAAGTAAACTTTGCAAACTATACAGATAGCCATGAAAGTAGCGAAATCTTAGCAAAATTTCAAGCAAAATTAAATTTGCCTTTAGATTATTTACTACCTAATTTAAATGATATCTCTATAGCAACAAGTATCGAATTTTTAAAGGGAGAATTTAAAAACGATTACAGCAATTCTAACCCTGTAAAATATGGTACCTCTACCATCAACATAAACCCTCAATATAAAATGGAATATCAAGGTTTTTCTATAAAACCGGGTCTTAAGTTAATTGCTTCTTTTGATTCAGAAAACAGCGCTAATAACTTTTTTATACTGCCAGATATTTTTGTTGAAGGACCAATTATAGAAGAATATTTAAATGTGTATGCAGGTATTACGGGTGATTTACATACCAATACTTACAAAAACTTTACAGAAGAAAATCCTTATGTATCTCCAACACTTTTTATAACACAAACTTTAGAAAAATCGAACCTCTTTTTAGGATTTAAAGGTCTAATTATAGATGATTTAAGTTTTAACGTAAAAGCAAGTTTTAAGTCTGAAGAAGACAAACCAATGTTTATAAGAAACAATTCTAAGTCCGACGGAACCAATACTACTTATAATAGCATGGATTTAAAAGGTTATGAATACGGCAACTCTTTTGATGTTCGTTATGATGATGTAAAAACCAACACCTTCTTTACAGAATTAGAGTATGAATATTCTAAAAACTTATCATTCGGTATGCAAGGAATATACAATAGTTACACATTAGAAAATGAAGTAGAGGCTTGGAACCTACCTTCTGTAGAAGGAAATATTTCTGCGAAATACAAAACAAATAAATGGTTTGCAGGTGCCAATATTTTTTATGTTAGCGAAAGGAAAGATGCACTTTATAGCAGTCAATATCCAACTGCCTCAACTGGTTCAGAAAACGTAGCTTCATTTACCGATGTAAACCTAAACGGAGGGTATCATTTTAACGATAAGTTTTCGGCTTTTCTAAAGTTAAACAATGTATTTAATACAAAATACCAACGTTTTGCAAATTTTGATACACAAGGAGCTCAAATACTTGGTGGTTTAACCTATAAGTTCGATTTTTAAAAACCTGTTTAAAAGCAACCTTTTTACCAAATTAATTTTATGTTATATTACTTAGTTATTGGACTTCAAATTTATTGTGCATACCACGCCTATAAGAATAGAAACAATATGTATTGGTATTTTATCATATTCTTTATTCCGGTAATTGGTTGCATTATTTATCTTTTAACACAGGTAATCAGCAAAGGAGACGTTACTCATATTACAGAAGAAATAACGACTATAATTAATCCTACAAAAAAGATTAAGGAGTTAGAAACAGCTTTAAAATTTTCTAACACATTTCAAAACAAGATTAATTTAGCCGATGCGTATGCACAAAACAAAGAGTACCACAACGCAATTGAACACTATGAAAATGCGCTAGAAAGCAACTTTAAAGACGACCCTCACACCATAAACAAACTTATTATTTGTTATTATAATATTCAAGAATACGACAAGGTTATTGCATATGCTCCCAAATTAGACCTTCAAAAAAACTTTAAAGAAACGCTCTTTTTTTACGGCTTAGCTTTAGAACAAAAAGGAGAACTAGAATTGGCAGAAATTCAATTGAGAAAAATTGATATCCGTTACTCTCATTACGATGAAAGACTTGAACTCTCTAAATTCTTAATTAGGAATAACAAAAAAGAGGCAGCTAAAGAGATTTTAACTGAAGTTATTACAGAAATAAACGCAATGACCAACGCAAATGTAAAAAAACATAGAAGCATACTTTCTGAGGCTCGTAAAATTCTAAATGAGAAATAACTATTTTTTTAAAGGAATTCTACATTTATTAATTTTCATATTTCTAACTGTAGCAACTCAAATTGGAGGCTTTTTATATATAATTCCATTTTTACTGATTTCTAATAAAGTATCAAAATATAAATTGAAAAGAACATTCTTTTTCATCACTTTATATTTAACAGCATCCTTTTTAATTGTTCCAAAAGTTGCACCATTATTTGGACGCATTAAAATTGAAAACAACAAAAACTTAGAAGCACATAATTTTCTAACTAAACTCTTTAATAGAAATTATGTAACGCCTAAAATGCAAAAAGTATTGACAAATATTTCTTTAAAAATAAAAAAAGAATCGCCTTCTCTAAAAGTTATTTATTTAGATGCAAATTTCCCTTTTTTTAATGGCTTTCCACTGCTCCCACATTTAAGTCATAATGATGGTAAAAAGATTGACATATCATTTATATATCAAACCGAAAAAGGTATAAATACAAATGCGAAACCGTCTAATAGTGGCTACGGAATCTTTGTAGCTCCAAAAAATAATGAAAATAATCAAACCAATATTTGTAAGAAAAAAGGGTTTTGGCAATATGACTTTACTCAGTATTTTACGTTTGGCAGCTTCCACTCAGATTTAAAAATATCAGAAAAAGCAACCAAAAACCTTATTATACAAATATTAAAAGAAGATGCGATTAGTAAAATTTTTATAGAACCTCATCTTAAAAATAGGTTAAACCTCCGTAATTCTAAAATTAGATTTCATGGTTGTGGTGCCGTTAGACATGATGATCATATTCATTTTCAAATTAAATAAATAGTCATTTCATTTTTGTAGCTTTATAGAATCAAATAAACTACCCAACATGAAAAAATTACTACTCCTATTCTTATCATCAATCTTACTAATTTCTTGTAATCAAAAACAAGAAAAACCAATAGACAATACCCAATTTTCTGCAGAAGAAAAAATTGATTCCACTAAAATAAAAACACTATTCAACACTGCTTTAACAGAAGGTAAATCTTATGAATGGTTACGAGATTTAACTCAGAATATTGGTGGTCGTTTGTCCGGTTCTCCAGAAGCTGAAAAGGCCGTTATTTGGGGAGAAGGATTAATGAAAGAAGTTGGTTTAGATTCTGTTTGGCTACAACCTGTTATGGTGCCTCATTGGGTTCGTGGCGAAAAGGAAGTTGCTAATTATGCAATAAACGGTGTTCAAAAAAATGTGCCTATTTGTGCTTTAGGCTTTTCTATTGCAACTTCTAAAGAAGGTGTTTTAGCAGAAGTTATAGAAGTAAAAAGTTTAGAAGAAGCAACAGCTTTAGGCGATAAAATGAAAGGTAAAATCATTTTTTTTAATCGTCCGTTTGATAATACTTTAATAAAAACCTTTGAAGCATATGGAGGTTGTGTAGACCAACGTGTTAAAGGAGCTGCTGTTTGTGGAAACTTTGGTGCAAAAGGTGTAATTGTACGTTCTATGACCAATGCTGTTGATGACTATCCGCATACAGGAACCATGAGTTATGGAGATTTACCTAAAGAAAAACACATACCTACTGCTGCAATAAGCTCTAGAGCTGCAAATATTTTAAGTGATGATTTAAAAGCAAATCCTAATTTAAAATTCTACCTTAAACAAAATTGCGAAACTTTACCAGACGCTCCTTCTTTTAATGTTGTTGGAGAAATTAAAGGTTCTGAAACTCCAGAAAATGTTTTTGTTGTTGGTGGGCATTTAGATTCTTGGGATTTAGCAGAAGGCGCACATGATGATGGTACAGGAATTGTACAATCTTTAGAAGTTGCTTACTTATTTAAAAAAAATAACATTAAGCCTAAAAACACCTTACGAGTTGTCTTTTTTATGAATGAAGAAAACGGAACAAAAGGTGCTAAAAAATATGCTGAATTAGCAAAACTAAACAAAGAAAACCATATTGGAGCTTTAGAATCTGATGGTGGCGGACATACACCTAGAGGTTTTTCTATTGATGCTAATACTGTTAATACAAAATTATTACAAAGCTGGAAAAAACTATTATCGCCTTATGGTTTACACGATTTAGACAAAGGCGGTTCTGGTGCAGATATTAGTCCGCTTAAAGCAGAAAATGTAACCTTGGTTGGTTACAGACCCGATTCTCAACGTTATTTTGATTATCACCATACAAGTACAGATACTTTTGACAAAGTAAACAAACGCGAGTTAGAGTTAGGTAGTGCCTCAATGGCAAGCATTATTTATCTAATGGATAAATATTTATATAACAATACTCCGGTAAAACCGTAATTCCATGGACATTTTCATTCTAATTTTAAAAATATTTTTCGGTATTTTATTCTGCTTCGCAGGAATTATGCACGTTATAAAACCGGATATTTTTAAACACTTTATCCCCGATTTTTTACCGAAACGATTGGTAAATTATATTGCAGGGATTATTGAATTCTGTTTAGGCTTAGGCTTATTTTTTCCATCAACCGTAAAATATGCTGCAATAGGTATTTTTATGCTGATGGTTCTTTTTCTTCCCATTCATATTTGGGACGTTACTAAAGAAAGACCTGCTATTGGATCTAAAAAAATAGCTATTATTAGAATTCCGTTACAATTTTTATTGATGTATTTATCATACCTTATTTATCTAAATTCATAAACCTAGAATAAACCAAAATGAAACAACTTCTTTTCTTTTTCACCATATCAATTGCACTGCTTTCTTGTAATAACAAACAGCAAGCAGATTTAATTGTTATCAATTCAAATGCTTATACTGTTAATAATAATTTTGACAAAGCAGAAGCTTTTGCTATAAAGGGTGGAAAGTTTATTGCTGTAGGAACTTCGAAAGAAATTCAAGAAAAATATCAATCTAAAAATATAGTTGATGCAAAAAATCAAACAATTGTACCTGGTTTAATTGATGCTCATTGTCATTTTTTCAGAATGGGATTACAGCAACAAAAAGTATCTCTAGAAGGCACTAAAAGTTACGATGAAGTTTTAGAGAAGATTGTCGATTTTCAAAAAGAAAAAAACGTCACTTTTATTACGGGTCGTGGATGGGATCAAAACGATTGGGAAGTAAAAGAGTTTCCTACTAAAGAAAAATTAGATCAATTATTTCCAACAACTCCTGTTGCAGTTGGTAGGGTTGATGGACATGCCTTGTTAGTAAATCAAGCTGCATTAAACTTATCTGAGATAACAAAAGACACCAAAGTTTCTGGTGGAGAAATTATTTTGAAAGATGGCGAATTAACTGGAGTCTTAATTGATGCTGCCATGGATTTTATTAAGTTTCCAGAAACTACAAATCAAGAAGCAATTCAAGGATTATTAGATGCTCAAAAAATTTCTTTTTCTTATGGATTAACCACAGTGGATGATGCAGGAATCAACAAAAAAACAATTGAACTAATTGATAGTTTACAACAAGTTGGAAATTTAAAAATGCGTATTTATGCAATGGTTTCTGGCGATAATCAACAAGAAATAGATTATTATATTAACAACGGCATTGTAAAAACTGACAGATTAAACGTTCGTTCTTTTAAAGTGTATGGAGACGGCGCTTTAGGTTCTAGAGGAGCTGCAATGCGCATACCATATTCTGATAGAGAAAACCATTTTGGTGCCTTAATTTATAGCCCAGAGAGATATCAAGAAATTGCAAGACAAATTGCTGCATCCAATTTTCAAATGAACACGCACGCTATTGGAGATTCTGCAAATACTTGGCTTTTAAAAACCTATAAAGAAGTTTTAAAAGATGAAAAAGACAGACGTTGGAGAATAGAACATGCACAAATTATTGCTCCTGATGATTTTAAAAACTTTGATAATATATTACCTTCTGTACAACCAACGCATGCAACTTCAGATATGTATTGGGCAAAAGATAGAATCGGAAAAGAGCGAATAAAAGGTGCTTATGCTTTTAAAGACTTATTAAATACATATGGAAAAATTGCTTTGGGCACCGATTTTCCAGTAGAGCAAGTAAATCCATATTTAACGTTTTACGCTGCTACTATCAGAAAAGACCTCAACAATTATCCTGAAAATGGTTTTCAGATGGAAAATGCCTTAACCAGAGAAGAAACTTTAAAAGGAATGACCATTTGGGCAGCTTATTCTAATTTTGAAGAAGACGAAAAAGGTTCTATTGAAGTTGGTAAATTTGCAGATTTTGTAATTCTAAATCAAGATATTATGAAGGTTAAAGGCAATAATATACCGAATACAAAGGCCGTTTCTACTTTCTTAAATGGTGAAAAAGTTTATTAAAAACACTTTCTAAATTGAATATAAGTTTGATAAAAGACTAAACTTTCTTAATGTTTTTTATCAAACTTTCAGACAAGCTTAACAACCACCTAACCTGTTCAGAGACCATTTGTGTTTCGTGTAATTGAGATCTCATTTCTTTTGTAATAGGCAATCCCTTTGCTATTTCTTTGTCTCTTTGGTTTGATAAACTTTGAAAATAATCATCATAGTTCTTGGCAGCAAAACCTAACTCTTCTGTATCCAAACAAATGGTAGATTCCGAATTATTTAAGAGTTCCATCGCTATTTCTAAATTGGATAAAATGTGCTTAATATAAACTTCAAATTGTTCGGGCACCTTACCTGTTTCATTCGTTCTAATATACATCCCTAAAGAAGAAAGAGAAGACAAATACGTATTAATTATGGTTATAAGTTCATAAAATACTGCAATATTTTCTTGTCTAGATTTTGGTTCTTGTGCTAATCTTTGATACGCCGCATTTAAGTTTCCTACTTGTAAAAAGGCTTCTTTTCTGGCCAAAGCATATACAGTAGGCACTTCTCCTTTCTCGTGATAAAAAATAGCTATTTGTTTTAAAAACTCTGAAAAACCTT encodes the following:
- a CDS encoding 2OG-Fe(II) oxygenase, yielding MNRTEIAGLICSKLITNKEALKIQFLESKDTIGYFFIDDLLPKELATEIYNKFPTTKEAVRKKNLREFKFTAYQMDNYNALLEEVIYAFQDKRVVDLVSEICELEEVYSDENLYAGGLSLMEKDNFLNPHLDNSHDKDRNRWRVLNLLYYVSPNWTADNGGNLEIWPEGLQKTATTVVSKFNRLVVMTTHQNSWHSVSKVEKDAVRCCVSNYYFSNTPILVSDTFHVTTFRGRSSEKVKDIFLRIDNTMRSSVRKLFKKGIRENPHQYKK
- a CDS encoding glycosyltransferase family 2 protein, yielding MKEIHQQLILEDIQFEIICLDDGSKSPLNEKNKDINKLSFSSFKSLENNIGRSAIRNLLAKKAIYNWLLFLDADVIPVNSNFIKNYIHCFKKDKTVFCGGLLYQNKKENFRLLRYKYGKRHEEISVDKRIEHPDKYFFTSNFLVKKEIFNSVKFEEKLMQYGREDLLFSLELIKKGYKIEHINNEVYHLGLDKNDLFVAKTKEAMENLIFIDKQSLIDTKEMPLLALVRKISILRMTRIVGVFHLFFEKLAIKKSSVFFLNCMKVSYMCHLKLKHE
- a CDS encoding cell division ATP-binding protein FtsE yields the protein MEKPVLFLENAEIYQRENLVLSNVNLSIQKGEFYYLIGKTGSGKSSLMKTLYGDLKLQKGAGSIVDFDLKKIKEKEIPFLRRKIGIVFQDFKLLSDRTIFGNLEFVLKATGWKDKVKIKEKIDEVLDKVGMKSQAYKKTYELSGGEQQRIAIARALLNDPELILADEPTGNLDPKTSLEVMELLNEIHKSGKTILMATHDYQLIVKFKQKTLKCEGGELFEVAQKATT
- a CDS encoding tetratricopeptide repeat protein — protein: MKFIFIKKRFITCFLLLIVFAGYSQQTIVETNNFTKYNNAIKLFNNKAYAAAQKSFTAINETATLGSNLKADAAYYDAMCAVRLKQSDADKKVLTFIEENPNSSKKNTAVFTVANYYFANKKAAYALKWYQKVDAAYLSKEDKKELDFKMGYSYVISNNLPLAKEKFLPLINDAKYGNDARYYYGYIAYKLEDYGIAESTFKEIADNETYRVEISYYLLDISFQAGKFERCIKVGKELINTFPRKDRSEISKIIGESYFNLEKYSEAIPYLKAYTGKKGKWNNTDFYQLGYAYYKQNDFENAISNFNKIIDEKNFISQNAYYHLGECYLNLEKKTEALNAFKTASEMEFDRKIKEDAALNYAKLSYEAGNPFKSVAEVLQEYLKEYPKSTAYEEINDLVVSSFLHQQDFKGALVFLNEKKTEKNNSLISEVSLYRGIQLFNDQKLQEALPLFVAGKKATEVSIREKSKYWEAETLYQLDNPKEALSKFTALKKELKSKDEDFKLIDYNIGYSNFTLKNYADAAVSFENFLKDGSLEKDIKDDAYIRLGDSYFAIRNYRSAINAYTTVVNTYGAEADYAQYQIGMSYGFIEDNQAKITALTNVVNKYQISNLKDDALFQLANTYTVIKENNNAHNAYNRLIEKHPNSIFLPKALVRQGLLYYSENDSKKALEKFKQTTNQFPNSPDAFEAVANARNIYIDNGNLNEYVDWISGLKFINVTDSDLDNTTFAVAEKKYFEAKDGSEIIRALSKYTISFPEGIHKLKANYYLADILFKEKEFNKAIAYYQNVLEEGQNEYSEDSLAKLAQIFLERDEFENAIQILDRLELEAYSTENVLFAQSNLMKGYYETEAYDQAIAYAKKILAKEKLNTQLENDAKIIIARASFKTEDFYTAEEYYTEVERKATGELKAEALFYNAFFKNQKEEYLDSNKTVQNLIANYSSYKYWAVKSYIIMGKNYYGLQDVYQATFVLENIIKNFTQFEDIVEEAKKELKNIKENEAKTNNSVTPIKEDNTIKNNKK
- a CDS encoding M20/M25/M40 family metallo-hydrolase, yielding MKKLLLLFLSSILLISCNQKQEKPIDNTQFSAEEKIDSTKIKTLFNTALTEGKSYEWLRDLTQNIGGRLSGSPEAEKAVIWGEGLMKEVGLDSVWLQPVMVPHWVRGEKEVANYAINGVQKNVPICALGFSIATSKEGVLAEVIEVKSLEEATALGDKMKGKIIFFNRPFDNTLIKTFEAYGGCVDQRVKGAAVCGNFGAKGVIVRSMTNAVDDYPHTGTMSYGDLPKEKHIPTAAISSRAANILSDDLKANPNLKFYLKQNCETLPDAPSFNVVGEIKGSETPENVFVVGGHLDSWDLAEGAHDDGTGIVQSLEVAYLFKKNNIKPKNTLRVVFFMNEENGTKGAKKYAELAKLNKENHIGALESDGGGHTPRGFSIDANTVNTKLLQSWKKLLSPYGLHDLDKGGSGADISPLKAENVTLVGYRPDSQRYFDYHHTSTDTFDKVNKRELELGSASMASIIYLMDKYLYNNTPVKP
- a CDS encoding MauE/DoxX family redox-associated membrane protein; its protein translation is MDIFILILKIFFGILFCFAGIMHVIKPDIFKHFIPDFLPKRLVNYIAGIIEFCLGLGLFFPSTVKYAAIGIFMLMVLFLPIHIWDVTKERPAIGSKKIAIIRIPLQFLLMYLSYLIYLNS